In Leptospira ellinghausenii, the genomic stretch CTATCCATTTTTTCATTTTAAAGTTTTGAAGTCAAAAAAAGTAAAATTACTATATGAAGTGCAATTTTACTTACAATTGTTTATTCTTGGAAAATTTCCTTTGGTGCTTTTGGATAACGTTGTTGGATTCCTTCCCACCAAACATCTGTACTAAAAGCTGCTGATTCTGATAATTGCCATTTCCCATTATTTTTTTTGTACAAAGCTTCTACATGGCAACAATCATAAGCTAAATCTTCAGCAAGTTCGATTTCTCTTCCATCTTTTCGTTTTGCAATTCCACGAAACCAAGCATAATCTCCAGAAACTTTAAAATGTTCGACTACAAAGATAAATTCCTGTTTGAATTTGTTGGACATTCTCGCTCTTAATAAATCAAGCAAATAGGTTCTTTCTATTTCATTACTTTTAGACTTAGTTTTGTAATCCAAAACAACATTCTGAGAAAACAGATTCACACTCAAGAAAACAACCATGAATAGGTAAAAAACCTTTTGTTTCAAAACACAAATCTCCTATCTTACTTTTACGTTCTGGATCATTTTAAAAAACAAAGAAGGAATCAATGTTTGTAAAAACAAACCAAACTTTTCTTTGATCCCTGCAATCACAACTTCACGTTGGTTATTGGCGACTGCATGAAGGATTCGATGCGCGCATAATTGGACAGGTAATCCAGATTCAATCACAGAATCCATCTTTCCAGTGGAAGATCCATCACCTTGTAATGCATTTTTTGAGATATTGGTTTGAATAAAACCTGGATAAACCATTGTTACAAATACTCCCGATTTTTCTTCTTCTGCTCGTAACGAATGGAAAAAACCCACAAGAGCAAATTTAGATGCAGAATATGCAGAACGTAAAGGACTTCCCATTTTTCCTGCGACACTTGAAATCACTGCAAAATGAATTGGTTTTTTAATTTCAGGTAGTATAGCGCGCGTTAGCTCAACAGCACCATAAAAGTTAGTATTCATGATTTTTTCGATCGTAGTTAAATTGGTTTCCCTTGTATAGGACCTTTGGCTAATCCCACCATTATGGATGACTACCTTCGGTACTCCATATTTTTTAAGGCATCGTTTGGTAAAAATAGAAACTTGTTTATAGTTTTCGAGATCCAATTTTTCAATTGCATATTTCCCTTTTTCTAATCCAAGTTCTTTGGCAATTTGTTCCAAATCTTTTGTTTTTCGGGATGCGAGTAAGAGTTTTGCATTTTGAAAAGAAGCCTGTTTCACCAATTCCTTCCCAATCCCGGAAGAGGCACCTGTGATCCAAACCCATTCATCTCGGTAAAATTCGTTCATAGATTCCCCTTATTCCGAAAAAATAAATCTGAGAAAATTTTATACGTTAGGTATTTTTCACAACTTGTTTTTCAAAGAGTTAAAAGATTGTATCGTCAAGGTTTGAAGTGATAGGAATCAGATGGTCTCTTCTTTGAATAAAGAACAGACACATCCTTTTGATTTGCGTTTATCGTAATTGGAAAGAAGGGCACTCCACTCGGTAAGGATTTTTTTTCAAATCACTTGATAAGTAAATTCCTTCATGTACCAATCGGTATTCTCCTTCCGATTCAGAATCACTTGATTCCCAAATGAGATCTAATTTGCCAATCCCTTTGTCAAAAAATCCTGGTTTGTGAAACACAAATTTTGTATCAAAATCAGCATCTGATTTCACACGTTTCCAATCTGTTCCTTCTTTTTTTTCAAGCCAAAGGTAAGAAGTGACCTTCGGATATCCAATATTGGGGCTCACCGCATTCACCCGACATTCCACTTGGTTCCCTTTTTTGTAAACACCAAAATTTGGCTTTAACACCTGTTTTGGTATCTCAGAAACAATTTCTGAATCAGGAAGTTTTAAGGGGTGGATACGATCAGTTAAATCGAGTGGCATTGGATTCGAAGTTGAAGTTTTCGAAAATTCTAATCCTTTTAGAAGGTCAGATGCCATTTTAGAAAATTCTTGGCGTAAAGCATTTAGACTTTGTGATCCATGTAATGTGTGTCCTCCTTCATAATTTTGCGTAGAATATTCTTCTGGAGTTGTAATGTATCCAGAAAAATCATTTGTTAATCCAGATAAAACAATTTCAGAAATTTTATCTTTCATAACGACTTTTACCTCTTTTTTTAATCTACGGCTGGACATTGTTGTGACTTCGTGGGGTAAAACAAGTATTGACAAATCACCAACTAACACAATTCCATATGGTAATATTTGAGGTAAACTTGGAAGTGGTTTTGTTTCACCCATAGGGAATAAAACTGCTTTTGGTTTTTGACACTCTCTTAGTTCTTCGGAAGGTGACTGTAACATAAATTTAGCGATCCAATCGATATAGAATTTTCGATTTTTCTCGGTCATACCTTCATGGAATAACCAATGACCACCCCCTTCTTCCGTTGACCCTGCAGCAAAAGCATATCCGTATGCAGAAGGACAAGTATACTCAGTTTTTCCAGTCCCTGAGAATTCACTTCTAACTGGGTGTTTGCTCATATCGATAAAAGTATGAGAAAATTGAAGTCCACCTTTTAACGTTTTTCCATTCGATTTTAAAATCTCCTGGCTTGCTAAAAACTGTCGTTTCCCAATGATAAAACTACTATCATAAATATCTTTCCCTGGCCCCGTATTGTCCAAGTTTAAATTTGGAGATACATCTCCTTCATTAGCTTGTGCAAAAATGGCAACAAAAGATGGATCTCCATTTTTGAATGCTTCTTTTTCTGCAAGTAAAGATGCGATTCCTTTATTGTCTGAAGAAATCAATCGATTATCAAATGTTATGTTAGTCGGATGTACACCATACCAATTCACAAACCCAATTGCTTTTCCTTCTACAAAAACATTGAGTTGTACCATCTCTTTGTCTATATTGTCTGGGTATAATTTCCTTTCTGATTCTGGATTTGCCATATAAGCAGACAAACTTCGATTCACACCTGCATCTTTCACATAAGTTTTACCAATTTTTAATTCAGCTGGTTTTCTTTTTTGATAGGCTTCTTTGATGGCTTCGAAAATTCCATCGCGTAACACAACATAGGAGTCACCATAAAATTGTGTGGAATAAAAGGAAATTTCAGAATAATGAAAATGCCCTGCAGGACCACTATGGGTATGAGATGCATTTAATAATACATTCCCCAAATGAAAATTTGGATCTACTTCCCTTTGTAATTTAGATACAACTTCTCTTTGGATTTCAAATGGAATCCCTCCCACTTCTGCTGTGACATAGGCAAATGGTTTTTGGGTCGTTTTATCCTCGAGTACCAATGCACGTGCATATTGTCTGGTTTGGATTCCCATTCCTGTTTGGTCTTCGCGGGCATAACCCCAAAACATAACACCAACCGGAGGGCCTGTGATGTCTTTTTTAGCCATGCCAGCAAAAAACGACCCTGACTCATTTGCCATTAGAGGAAGGGTAAAAAAAAGAAAGAAGGAAAGGTAGTTCCGAATTTTCATCCTTCTCTTTTTATGTGGTTCCAAGAAAATGTCAATCCCGAACAAATGTCGACTAATCAGATCAGAATGAAATTCTAGGAGAAGAAGTTTTTTCGTTCAAAAAAGAACAAATGGCGAAAGATTTGGTTTTCAGAGAACCATTCGAAACATTTGGTCACAAAGAATGTACGGACGAATTCCAGGTCACCACGTATGCTGGTGATAGCAAAACATGAGGAGTTTTATGATCACTCTAATCAAAACCAAATTAGGTAGGTTCCGAATCTTGGCATTTTTGGAAGGAGTTTCCTTTTTAACAATTCTATTTGTAACGATGCCACTTAAGTATATCTACCATAACCCAGAACCAAATAAAGTTGTGGGACTTGTACATGGTCTTTTGTTTCTTTTGTATCTAGTAGAATTATTCCAAGTGAAAGTAGAACTAAATTGGAAGATGAAAAAAACTTTCCTCGCAGCACTTGCATCTGTGGTTCCCTTTGGAACGTTTTGGGCTGAAAAATATTTATACCTAAAACCAGATAATGAGCAAAACCTTTAAAACTGAACTATGAATACAATAAAGATTCTCCTACCAATCTTCATATACTTTTTGTTAGTTGATTTATCATATGCGCAGTCAAAACAAAATAAAAAACAATCTTTGATTAAACCAGTTGTTGAACCACCAATCGAAGTTGAAAGGACTAAACCAAACAATCCTGACCAGTACCAACTTCGTTTGATCATGGAAAATGATGCATTTGGTGGTTTTTCAGATCGATACTATACAAATGGATCAAGATTAGAATTTCATATGAGTGCGGGGGAATCGAATCCTACTAGAAGAGTTTTCAGTTATTGGAATGATTTATTTATCACACCAAACGAAAAAACAAGGTATCTACAAGGTTTTGCAGTAGGACAGGAATTTTACACACCTACAAATATCACAAAGGCGGATGTGTCCTATGGAGATAGGCCATATTCGAGCAGAGGTTATTTTACAAATTCACTAACAACCTTTACGGAAGATACAAGCATTACCACAGAACTTGAGTTAGGTATGATAGGACCATCGGTTGGTGGGAAATCAGCACAAATCAATTTTCATAACTTCATAGGTTCCCCTACTCCGCAAGGTTGGGACACACAAATACCAGATTCCTATTCCGTTGCCTTAAAGACAGATATTCGAAAATTTTATCATCGATTTTTTGGAACCCAATACAATGTAAATTTAGGAAATATCCAAACAGATGTTTCTTTTGGACTTATTTTTCGCTTTGGTAATGTGGATAAAACACCAGGGCCGGGTAGTTCAGCACTCCAACCAGGATCTCCCATCCTTCACGAAGATGGAAAAGGGTATTGGTATTTTTATGTGAATCCAGGTGGCACATTACAAGCATACAATGCGACGATCCAAGGGCAAATGGGTTCGGATAAAGGTTATAAATCACAAAACAGAAGTTCTGCGTTTAGTAACTGGGATAGTTTCTTAAACAACCCAACTCCCGATGTGGGGGAAAAAGAGTTACAATATAGATTGTTATCGGAAGATAATGGAAGGAATACATTACAACGTTATATCCTGTTTAATGAATTTTTGGTCAATGGCACGACAAATCCTTATAATATTGGATTAAATTATTTAATTTTTAACAATATCTTTAATGGTGCTGAGGAAATTGAGCGAACAACTCGATTGTTTTTATTATCGAATTTATCAGCACAATGGGACCAAATTCCCACAAATGCAAGAGCATTAGCTATTTATTCGATCTTTAGACCGGAAGGAGGAAAACTCCCTCCCATTGTTCGATACTACTCCTATGAAGTTCTCTCTCAATTCATTTTGGATCCGAAACAAAGAGAAACCCTATTACAGTTGTTACGTGAAGAAGCAGAGTATAGAGATAACAAAACCTATGTTGCAGACTTAAAACGTGCTGTTGGTTTTATCCGAGCGGGATTTGTTTCGGTATCGAATGCAGGATTTTTATTTGGCCTTCATTACAATTACCAAACCATTGATTTCCAAGCAGCAAAAGGATTACCCCAACAACACCAATGGATTGGTTTCCAACTCGGGAAGGTCTTTTAAGGAACAAATCGGTAGTTGAATCAGCCTAAAGTTTTGAACCAAATTCAAAAATAAGAGTCGCCAAACAGACTCAGTTTTAGGAAAACTGGGCGATCATGAAAAATCACAGTTTGAGTGGACGCCTTTGGTTTGTTCTCATTTTATTCGGTCTTGTTGGCCAAATCGCTTGGTCTGTAGAAAACATTTACTTCAATTTATTTATCTACAATACAATCTCAAAAAGTACATCCTCCGTCACTCTAATGGTGCAATTGAGTGGAATTGTTGCGACTTTTGTCACTTTGTTCGCTGGAATTTTATCTGATCGACTTGGCAATCGAAAGTATTTTATCTCTCTTGGTTATTTGTTTTGGGGATTTCTTACCTTATCTTTTGCCTTCATTTCAAAAGAAAACACAAGCCTTTGGTTTGGGATCAAAGATGAAACACAAATCATCCAACTCACAATCGCCATTGTCATCACTCTTGACTGTATTATGACAGCATTTGGATCAACCGCAAATGATGCTGCCTTTAATGCATATGTTACCGATAATACGGGCAATGCTAGAAGTTTGGCAGAAGGTGTTTTATCGGCAATGCCACTGATTGCAATGTTAATTGTTGCAGGAGGGTTTGGTATGATCGTCATTGCTCTTGGATACCCTGGACTTTTCATTGCGGTTGGAACTTTGATGTCGTTATCTGGTTTGATTGGCTTATGGTTTATCAAAGATCATCCCGATCTGAAAGCACAAAAATCAGATTTTATTTCAGATATGGTATACGGTTTTAGAACTTCCGTGATTCTAAATCATAAACGATTGTATTTGTATTTTATTGCTATGGGAATTTATGGGATTGCAAGTCAGATTTACATGCCCTATCTCATCATATTTATGCAAGAGTATCTCAGTTTTAATGCCATCCAGTATTCTATCGTACTCGCTGGTGTGATATTAGGTGCAAGTGTCATTACAATTTTCCTTGGAAAACAATTTGATGGGAAAGATAAAGACAAACTTCTCGTTCAATTTTCTTCAATTTATATTTTAGGAATGGTATCTTTGTATATAGTTGCAAAAACATTAAAAGGATATGATTCTACAATTTTAATGGTATCTGTTGGTTTTACTAGTTTGGTTTTAATTACAGGATTTGTTCAAGTTTTAGCACTTCTTGGAGCTCAAATTAGAGATTATACACCAATTGAAAATACTGGCAAATTACAAGGAATCCGCATGATCTTCTTTGTATTAATTCCAATGTTCATTGGACCAATGATTGGACAAAAAATTAACGAATCTACGAATTTAACCTATATAGATCCAGCAAATGGAAGCCTAGCGCATGTTCCATCTCCAGAGATTTTCATTACAGGAGCCATCTTTTGTTTGTTTATCTTTTATCCATTAATGCTAATTAGACGAGGAAATCAAAACTAGAATGAAAATACCTCATACAGAATACCCAAGGCCACAACTCCAAAGGGACAGTTATCTAAATTTAAATGGAGAATGGTTTTTAGGGCATGTAAAACAAGGTGAAAGTCTCGAATACCAACACAAAATCATTGTTCCATTTTCTCCAGAATCAAAAGCGAGTGGACTCGGTAATTTGATTCTAAAACCAAATGAAGTTTTGTTTTACAAAAGAGAATTTGATATCAGTCCTGAATTTATAAAGGACATTACTTTTTTACATTTTGGAGCTGTTGATTATTCCTGTATTTGTTATATCAATGGAGTTGAAGTTGGGTACCATCAGGGAGGTTTTTTACCATTCTTCTTTAATGTTTCGAAAGCGATTAAAATTGGCAAAAACGAGATAAGACTCACTGTTACAGACCCAACGGATACTGGAACCCAATCAAGGGGCAAACAAAAACTAAAACGTGGTGGCATTTGGTACACACCTCAATCTGGTATCTGGCAAACTGTTTGGTTGGAAAGTGTCCCAGAAGATTATATTCAAAACATAAAAATAACACCTAACATAGAAACCAAGTCGGTAGAACTGGAAGTCAATTCTGATACTGATGGTATAACGATTCAAATTCTAGATGGGAATGAAGTGATTGCAGAAAGTTCCAAAAAAACATGCACATTACCAATCCCGAATATGATTTTATGGTCTCCCGAAAATCCTAAATTATACGATATCAGGATCAAAACCAAAAACGATGAGGTGACATCTTATTTCGGCATGCGTAAATTTTCAATTGGATATGATGGAAAATTTAAGAGATTATACCTTAACAACAAACCATATTTTCATAATGGACTTCTTGACCAAGGTTATTGGTCAGAAGGGCTATTGACTCCACCTGACGACGAATCAATGATCAATGAAATCCGATTAATGAAGGAAATGGGATTTAATACATTAAGAAAACATATCAAAATTGAACCATTACGGTGGTACTATCATTGCGATCGATTGGGAATGTTAGTTTGGCAAGACTTTGTTTGTGGAGGTGGGCCTTATCAAACCTGGAAAGTCGCCTATCTACCGTTTATTGGATGGAAAACCGATGACACAAAACATCGCTTCTTAAATCGTACGGATGAAAAAGGGAAAAAAGAATTTTTAGTAGAAATGGACAAAACAGTAAATCTTTTGTACAATACTGTTTCCTTATCTGTTTGGGTATTATTCAATGAAGGATGGGGACAATTTGATAGTGTAAATCTCACTAAAAAAGTAAAAAATCTGGATTCCACTCGAACCATTGATAGTGTAAGTGGTTGGTATGACCAAGGGAAAAATAGCAGTGAGCTAAAAAGTTTACACCTATACTACCAAAAATTAAAGGTTCCCAAAAAAGAAGATAGAGTAATCGTATTATCCGAGTTTGGTGGCTATTCCTTAAAAACAGAAGGTCATGTTTATGATGACAAAAAATTATTTGGATACAAAATCCTTCCAAATAAGGAAACCTTACACTATGAATATAAGAAATTGATAGAAAATGAACTAATACCATTAATTCCGAAAGGACTTAGTGCCTCAATTTATACCCAAGTGAGCGATGTGGAAGAAGAAATTAATGGTATTGTTACTTACGATAGAAAAGTTGTTAAATTTGACATTCCATTCATGAAAGAATTGAATTCAAAACTAAAGTACAATTAAACAAGAATGATATTTGAAAATATTTACGTCACAATCTCATTCATTTTCGTCTGTATTTTCTTAGTGAACTATTTCATCAATGTTGTTGAATCTCCAACGCTTCGGTTCATTGATACGGAATTTTCATCGAAACTTATTTCTGAAACCCCCAAGTTATTAAAACGGTACTTTCCAACGATTTGGTGTTATAATCCCCATTTTATGTTGTTTCTTCTAATGTTTCGCGAATCAAAATCAAAAGATTTTGTTTATGACAAAATTGAACATTTACAAATGGAAGATGGTGGCACAACCGGACTTGCTTGGTCAGGAATCCAATTTGTCAATCATAAAGACAAAACACCTATTGTTGTTGTTTTTCATACAATTAGCGGAGATGAACAAGACATTAAATCAACGGTTTCTCATATCAGAAAGACATTGAATTGGATTGTGGTAGTTTGTGTCCGAAGAGGACACGGTAACCTTCCACTTACAAAACCAATCATCAATACAATGGGATCAACTTCCGATTTAAAAGAACAATTATATCACATTCGAAAACAATTCCCAAGTAAACCTTTGTTTGGTGTTGGAATTTC encodes the following:
- a CDS encoding neutral/alkaline non-lysosomal ceramidase N-terminal domain-containing protein, which codes for MKIRNYLSFFLFFTLPLMANESGSFFAGMAKKDITGPPVGVMFWGYAREDQTGMGIQTRQYARALVLEDKTTQKPFAYVTAEVGGIPFEIQREVVSKLQREVDPNFHLGNVLLNASHTHSGPAGHFHYSEISFYSTQFYGDSYVVLRDGIFEAIKEAYQKRKPAELKIGKTYVKDAGVNRSLSAYMANPESERKLYPDNIDKEMVQLNVFVEGKAIGFVNWYGVHPTNITFDNRLISSDNKGIASLLAEKEAFKNGDPSFVAIFAQANEGDVSPNLNLDNTGPGKDIYDSSFIIGKRQFLASQEILKSNGKTLKGGLQFSHTFIDMSKHPVRSEFSGTGKTEYTCPSAYGYAFAAGSTEEGGGHWLFHEGMTEKNRKFYIDWIAKFMLQSPSEELRECQKPKAVLFPMGETKPLPSLPQILPYGIVLVGDLSILVLPHEVTTMSSRRLKKEVKVVMKDKISEIVLSGLTNDFSGYITTPEEYSTQNYEGGHTLHGSQSLNALRQEFSKMASDLLKGLEFSKTSTSNPMPLDLTDRIHPLKLPDSEIVSEIPKQVLKPNFGVYKKGNQVECRVNAVSPNIGYPKVTSYLWLEKKEGTDWKRVKSDADFDTKFVFHKPGFFDKGIGKLDLIWESSDSESEGEYRLVHEGIYLSSDLKKNPYRVECPSFQLR
- a CDS encoding lipid A deacylase LpxR family protein — translated: MNTIKILLPIFIYFLLVDLSYAQSKQNKKQSLIKPVVEPPIEVERTKPNNPDQYQLRLIMENDAFGGFSDRYYTNGSRLEFHMSAGESNPTRRVFSYWNDLFITPNEKTRYLQGFAVGQEFYTPTNITKADVSYGDRPYSSRGYFTNSLTTFTEDTSITTELELGMIGPSVGGKSAQINFHNFIGSPTPQGWDTQIPDSYSVALKTDIRKFYHRFFGTQYNVNLGNIQTDVSFGLIFRFGNVDKTPGPGSSALQPGSPILHEDGKGYWYFYVNPGGTLQAYNATIQGQMGSDKGYKSQNRSSAFSNWDSFLNNPTPDVGEKELQYRLLSEDNGRNTLQRYILFNEFLVNGTTNPYNIGLNYLIFNNIFNGAEEIERTTRLFLLSNLSAQWDQIPTNARALAIYSIFRPEGGKLPPIVRYYSYEVLSQFILDPKQRETLLQLLREEAEYRDNKTYVADLKRAVGFIRAGFVSVSNAGFLFGLHYNYQTIDFQAAKGLPQQHQWIGFQLGKVF
- a CDS encoding DUF3817 domain-containing protein, with product MITLIKTKLGRFRILAFLEGVSFLTILFVTMPLKYIYHNPEPNKVVGLVHGLLFLLYLVELFQVKVELNWKMKKTFLAALASVVPFGTFWAEKYLYLKPDNEQNL
- a CDS encoding glycoside hydrolase family 2 protein is translated as MKIPHTEYPRPQLQRDSYLNLNGEWFLGHVKQGESLEYQHKIIVPFSPESKASGLGNLILKPNEVLFYKREFDISPEFIKDITFLHFGAVDYSCICYINGVEVGYHQGGFLPFFFNVSKAIKIGKNEIRLTVTDPTDTGTQSRGKQKLKRGGIWYTPQSGIWQTVWLESVPEDYIQNIKITPNIETKSVELEVNSDTDGITIQILDGNEVIAESSKKTCTLPIPNMILWSPENPKLYDIRIKTKNDEVTSYFGMRKFSIGYDGKFKRLYLNNKPYFHNGLLDQGYWSEGLLTPPDDESMINEIRLMKEMGFNTLRKHIKIEPLRWYYHCDRLGMLVWQDFVCGGGPYQTWKVAYLPFIGWKTDDTKHRFLNRTDEKGKKEFLVEMDKTVNLLYNTVSLSVWVLFNEGWGQFDSVNLTKKVKNLDSTRTIDSVSGWYDQGKNSSELKSLHLYYQKLKVPKKEDRVIVLSEFGGYSLKTEGHVYDDKKLFGYKILPNKETLHYEYKKLIENELIPLIPKGLSASIYTQVSDVEEEINGIVTYDRKVVKFDIPFMKELNSKLKYN
- a CDS encoding YheT family hydrolase, translated to MIFENIYVTISFIFVCIFLVNYFINVVESPTLRFIDTEFSSKLISETPKLLKRYFPTIWCYNPHFMLFLLMFRESKSKDFVYDKIEHLQMEDGGTTGLAWSGIQFVNHKDKTPIVVVFHTISGDEQDIKSTVSHIRKTLNWIVVVCVRRGHGNLPLTKPIINTMGSTSDLKEQLYHIRKQFPSKPLFGVGISAGSGLLARYLGEAGQKSLFQAAVAVSPAYDIEKAFHRVHPVYSKIMGQRMINYFLKRHYNIFANNPGTDDLLNVKTLGEFQDKLHSISGFKDKDSYYQNSNPILVADQIKTPLLVLNAADDPICVNLNVLENLHWLENLNNTIHVHTKRGSHIAFYEGLSAKSWSNQLIGEYFLSVFNWISTKKSD
- a CDS encoding MFS transporter — translated: MKNHSLSGRLWFVLILFGLVGQIAWSVENIYFNLFIYNTISKSTSSVTLMVQLSGIVATFVTLFAGILSDRLGNRKYFISLGYLFWGFLTLSFAFISKENTSLWFGIKDETQIIQLTIAIVITLDCIMTAFGSTANDAAFNAYVTDNTGNARSLAEGVLSAMPLIAMLIVAGGFGMIVIALGYPGLFIAVGTLMSLSGLIGLWFIKDHPDLKAQKSDFISDMVYGFRTSVILNHKRLYLYFIAMGIYGIASQIYMPYLIIFMQEYLSFNAIQYSIVLAGVILGASVITIFLGKQFDGKDKDKLLVQFSSIYILGMVSLYIVAKTLKGYDSTILMVSVGFTSLVLITGFVQVLALLGAQIRDYTPIENTGKLQGIRMIFFVLIPMFIGPMIGQKINESTNLTYIDPANGSLAHVPSPEIFITGAIFCLFIFYPLMLIRRGNQN
- a CDS encoding SDR family NAD(P)-dependent oxidoreductase; the encoded protein is MNEFYRDEWVWITGASSGIGKELVKQASFQNAKLLLASRKTKDLEQIAKELGLEKGKYAIEKLDLENYKQVSIFTKRCLKKYGVPKVVIHNGGISQRSYTRETNLTTIEKIMNTNFYGAVELTRAILPEIKKPIHFAVISSVAGKMGSPLRSAYSASKFALVGFFHSLRAEEEKSGVFVTMVYPGFIQTNISKNALQGDGSSTGKMDSVIESGLPVQLCAHRILHAVANNQREVVIAGIKEKFGLFLQTLIPSLFFKMIQNVKVR